One window of Candidatus Dadabacteria bacterium genomic DNA carries:
- a CDS encoding nucleotide pyrophosphohydrolase, translated as MSGEITVREYQREVDEWIKEVGVRYFSELTNLAQLVEEVGEVARIMSRTYGEQSFKGNENRRELGDELADVFFVLTCIANQTGVDLTEVLRKNFEKKTQRDRKRHSDNPKLR; from the coding sequence ATGTCTGGCGAGATAACAGTCAGGGAGTATCAGCGGGAAGTTGACGAGTGGATAAAGGAAGTAGGAGTGCGGTACTTCTCCGAGCTTACCAACCTCGCGCAGCTTGTCGAGGAAGTGGGAGAGGTGGCGAGAATCATGTCCAGGACATACGGGGAGCAGAGTTTCAAAGGGAATGAAAATCGCCGGGAACTCGGAGACGAGCTTGCAGACGTCTTCTTCGTCTTAACATGTATAGCGAACCAGACGGGAGTTGATCTTACGGAGGTTTTGAGAAAGAATTTTGAGAAGAAAACACAGAGAGACAGGAAGCGGCACTCGGACAATCCCAAACTTCGCTGA
- a CDS encoding SAM-dependent methyltransferase, producing the protein MHTLLEIIKQEIRKSGPISFRRFVELSLFHPGHGYYSSGKARIGKKGDFYTAPSVHRSFGETISRFLAEASLLLEGESFTVVEFGASGGQLALDILEDLSRNHPGLYSKTDYVMSEASPAAVLAAREKLEGHRGKIRWINDLQEIGKGGFRGVVIANEFLDSLPFHRLRSDGEEIREVFLSLRNGEIEEVLRDPEAEGIYDFSNLYLEGYARGEEAEACLLSGKWLAEVGEALQKGFVLSIDYGSLAPELYSPARRKGTFRCFYRHELSSDPYTRVGEQDITADVNFSELMRVGDTLGLGTVKYATQGQFLVDWGILEIFKTYDKPQNQGDRLAAKTLFMPEFMGRKFKVLLQSKDLSPEELAELDKDRSFRIVL; encoded by the coding sequence ATGCATACTCTTTTGGAAATTATAAAACAGGAGATACGGAAATCCGGCCCGATTTCCTTCCGCAGATTTGTCGAACTGTCCCTTTTTCACCCGGGGCACGGTTATTACTCATCGGGGAAGGCGAGGATCGGGAAAAAGGGTGATTTTTACACCGCTCCATCGGTTCACCGCTCTTTCGGGGAGACTATCTCACGATTCCTTGCCGAGGCGTCGCTTCTGCTGGAAGGGGAAAGTTTTACCGTCGTGGAATTCGGGGCCTCTGGCGGGCAGCTTGCCCTTGATATACTCGAGGACCTTAGCCGGAACCACCCCGGGCTTTACTCAAAGACCGACTACGTGATGAGCGAAGCAAGCCCTGCAGCGGTGCTCGCGGCCAGAGAAAAGCTCGAGGGGCACCGCGGAAAGATTCGGTGGATAAACGATCTTCAGGAGATCGGGAAAGGCGGATTCCGCGGAGTGGTGATCGCCAACGAATTTCTGGATTCTCTGCCCTTTCACAGACTTAGGTCGGACGGAGAGGAAATCCGGGAGGTTTTTCTCTCTCTTCGCAACGGGGAAATCGAGGAAGTTCTCCGGGATCCCGAAGCGGAAGGGATCTATGACTTTTCAAACCTATATCTGGAAGGATACGCCCGAGGAGAAGAGGCGGAAGCTTGTCTGCTGTCGGGGAAATGGCTTGCCGAGGTGGGAGAGGCGCTTCAAAAAGGGTTTGTTCTATCCATTGACTATGGATCTCTCGCTCCCGAGCTTTACTCCCCCGCAAGACGAAAAGGCACCTTCAGGTGCTTTTATCGCCATGAACTGAGTTCCGACCCCTACACGAGGGTTGGAGAGCAGGATATAACAGCTGACGTTAATTTTTCCGAACTTATGAGGGTCGGTGATACCTTGGGTCTTGGCACCGTCAAGTATGCAACTCAGGGGCAGTTTCTTGTTGACTGGGGAATTCTCGAAATTTTCAAGACATACGACAAACCCCAGAACCAGGGAGACCGTCTCGCGGCCAAGACGCTTTTTATGCCTGAATTCATGGGGAGAAAATTCAAGGTTCTGCTTCAGTCAAAGGATCTTTCACCCGAAGAACTGGCCGAACTCGATAAGGACCGATCGTTCCGTATTGTATTGTAA
- the pheT gene encoding phenylalanine--tRNA ligase subunit beta yields MIFPLGWLTDYLKIDVSPEELGEMLTMAGLELEALEDKGKALADVCVAQISSIEKHPNADRLSVCEVTDGETPYTVVCGADNMKKGDKVAFAKAGTLLPPTLKFPEGLKIKRSKIRGENSEGMLCSADEMGLSGDEDGIMILSPKAELGTSMNEQIGYDGVIFEVGITPNRPDCMSIFGIAREVSAILGENLQKPVFSLKERGESISEKSAVVVEDTEACPRYCCRLIEGVRIGPSPAWLQERLEYCGIRSVNNVVDVTNFVLLEQGQPLHAFDYDKLDEGRISVRKASDGETIETLDGVERKLLAEDLLICSGDHPVALAGVMGGSGTEIEDATSNVLLESAYFSPVGIRKTSKRTGLKSESSSRFERGIDINNVSFALDRAAELISRLSGGTVAKGIIDVYPEPVSPREISMSVDKVCNLVGISTDSQEIAELLESLGFEVLSISAGELLLRVPTFRVDVEREVDIVEEVARLLGYDNIPSVLPEVPMLARKPSVITVMEKRLRDIFVSYGFLEAINYSFESPELLRTFGFEESIRIMNPISRELSEMRMSLLPSLVKNVRLNLSRQNQDVRLFESGKVFYPKDMDQLPNEVKKFAAIATGKRAPEIWDGEKFDFFDIKSVLERSLEVLSVDSRIEFESVSPDHGFLWPGKSSAVLVDGNVLGMVGELHPHLLEKLEISESVYVLELDLSFLSVVYTSFERKFSPLPKFPSLRRDIALVVDDTVPVREILSVIKKADSGIIENAWVFDVYKGDSLEEGKKSVALSLILRNRERTLTDEDANRVQQDVLKSLEKTIGAELRSI; encoded by the coding sequence ATGATTTTTCCTCTTGGATGGCTTACCGACTACCTCAAAATCGATGTTTCTCCGGAAGAACTGGGAGAAATGCTTACCATGGCGGGACTGGAGCTTGAAGCGCTTGAAGACAAGGGCAAGGCTCTTGCCGATGTCTGCGTCGCCCAGATAAGCAGCATCGAAAAGCATCCGAACGCCGACAGGCTGAGCGTCTGCGAGGTTACGGACGGAGAAACCCCCTACACGGTTGTCTGCGGTGCGGACAACATGAAAAAAGGGGACAAGGTCGCTTTTGCCAAAGCTGGAACCCTTCTTCCCCCTACCTTGAAGTTTCCGGAAGGCCTCAAGATAAAACGCTCCAAGATTCGCGGGGAGAATTCCGAGGGAATGCTGTGTTCCGCGGATGAAATGGGCCTCTCGGGCGACGAAGACGGGATAATGATTCTTTCGCCCAAGGCAGAACTTGGAACCAGCATGAACGAGCAGATCGGTTACGACGGCGTTATCTTCGAGGTGGGAATTACCCCTAACCGTCCTGACTGCATGAGTATTTTCGGGATCGCGAGAGAAGTCTCGGCAATACTGGGCGAGAACCTTCAGAAACCGGTTTTCTCCTTAAAAGAGCGGGGGGAGAGCATTTCGGAAAAGTCCGCCGTAGTTGTTGAGGACACAGAGGCATGCCCCAGATACTGCTGCCGGCTCATTGAAGGAGTCAGAATTGGTCCTTCTCCCGCGTGGCTTCAGGAGAGGCTTGAGTACTGCGGAATCCGCTCCGTTAACAATGTCGTTGACGTTACGAACTTCGTTTTGCTTGAGCAGGGACAGCCGCTTCACGCTTTTGATTACGACAAGCTTGATGAGGGTCGGATCTCCGTCAGAAAAGCTAGTGACGGGGAAACGATAGAAACGCTGGACGGGGTCGAGAGAAAGCTGCTCGCCGAGGATCTGCTTATCTGCAGCGGGGATCATCCCGTCGCGCTTGCCGGAGTCATGGGCGGATCCGGCACCGAAATAGAGGATGCGACGAGCAATGTTCTGCTTGAATCCGCTTACTTTTCTCCCGTAGGGATAAGAAAAACGTCCAAGCGAACCGGTCTCAAGAGCGAATCTTCGAGCAGATTTGAAAGAGGCATAGACATAAACAACGTTTCGTTTGCGCTTGACCGCGCCGCCGAGCTTATAAGCCGCTTATCCGGGGGAACAGTTGCCAAGGGGATTATCGACGTGTATCCCGAACCGGTTAGCCCGAGGGAGATCTCCATGTCGGTTGACAAGGTCTGCAATCTGGTCGGCATATCCACCGATTCCCAGGAGATAGCGGAACTTCTCGAGAGTCTCGGGTTTGAAGTTCTGAGCATCTCTGCCGGGGAGCTTTTGCTTCGGGTTCCGACTTTCAGGGTGGACGTAGAGCGCGAGGTGGACATAGTCGAGGAAGTCGCCCGTCTTCTGGGTTATGACAATATTCCCTCCGTCCTGCCGGAGGTTCCCATGCTAGCCAGAAAACCCAGCGTGATAACCGTCATGGAGAAAAGGCTCAGGGACATTTTCGTCTCCTACGGTTTTCTTGAGGCTATAAACTACAGTTTTGAGTCTCCCGAACTTCTCAGGACGTTCGGCTTTGAGGAGTCGATCCGCATTATGAACCCGATATCGCGGGAGCTTTCGGAGATGAGGATGAGCCTTCTTCCCTCCCTGGTGAAAAACGTGAGACTCAACCTCTCAAGGCAGAATCAGGACGTAAGACTTTTCGAGTCCGGCAAGGTGTTTTACCCCAAGGACATGGACCAGTTGCCGAACGAAGTGAAGAAATTCGCGGCGATTGCCACCGGAAAAAGGGCACCCGAGATATGGGACGGGGAGAAATTCGACTTCTTTGACATAAAAAGCGTGCTTGAAAGGAGCCTTGAGGTCCTTTCGGTGGATTCAAGGATAGAGTTTGAGTCCGTTTCCCCCGATCATGGATTCCTCTGGCCCGGAAAATCCTCCGCCGTACTGGTCGACGGAAACGTTCTGGGGATGGTAGGGGAGCTGCATCCCCATCTTCTGGAAAAACTCGAGATAAGCGAAAGCGTGTACGTGCTTGAACTCGACCTGTCGTTTCTCTCGGTGGTCTATACGAGTTTCGAGAGGAAATTCTCCCCTCTTCCCAAATTCCCATCTCTTCGCCGCGACATAGCGCTTGTGGTCGATGATACGGTTCCGGTGCGGGAAATTCTTTCGGTTATAAAAAAGGCGGATTCCGGTATAATAGAAAACGCTTGGGTGTTTGACGTTTACAAGGGAGATTCCCTTGAAGAAGGAAAAAAGAGTGTTGCGCTTTCCTTGATTCTTCGAAACAGGGAAAGGACCCTTACCGACGAGGATGCTAACAGGGTTCAGCAGGATGTTCTTAAGAGTTTGGAAAAAACAATAGGGGCCGAATTGCGTTCGATCTAA
- a CDS encoding DUF502 domain-containing protein, protein MTRNGGIKIPDSKPPQSSFFKQSFIAGILIIVPFGVTIFVLYKLIKWMLFFFSTGPAGILRHFIDVPPYVFQGISFVIGILATLLLIIFLGAVTRNFVGRRIILFGESLISKIPLARAFYVSVKQVVQTLFFTSQMQSMSRVVLVEYPRKGIHAIAFVTGVTEARRSHNVTDHNLVSLFVPTTPNPTSGIYIMVPEEDLQELDISVEDAFRLIVSAGISQSDSDVSGQDKKNG, encoded by the coding sequence TTGACCAGAAACGGGGGGATTAAAATACCAGACTCAAAACCCCCTCAATCTTCTTTTTTCAAGCAGAGCTTCATTGCCGGCATCCTGATTATCGTCCCTTTCGGGGTGACCATTTTCGTCCTCTACAAGCTGATAAAGTGGATGCTTTTCTTTTTCAGCACCGGCCCTGCCGGGATACTCCGCCACTTCATAGACGTTCCGCCCTACGTGTTTCAGGGAATCTCTTTTGTCATAGGGATCCTTGCCACGCTGTTGCTGATCATTTTCCTGGGGGCTGTGACCAGGAACTTCGTCGGCAGGAGGATCATTCTGTTCGGCGAGTCTCTTATCTCGAAGATTCCGCTTGCGAGAGCTTTCTACGTGAGCGTGAAGCAGGTCGTTCAGACGCTTTTTTTCACCTCCCAGATGCAGAGCATGAGTAGGGTCGTGCTGGTCGAGTACCCGAGAAAAGGGATCCATGCCATAGCTTTCGTAACGGGGGTTACGGAGGCTAGGAGGAGCCATAACGTGACGGACCATAATCTTGTCAGCCTGTTTGTCCCCACGACGCCGAATCCGACAAGCGGCATTTACATTATGGTTCCGGAAGAGGACCTGCAGGAGCTGGATATTTCCGTGGAAGACGCGTTTCGGCTTATAGTTTCCGCCGGGATCTCTCAAAGCGACTCCGATGTTTCTGGCCAAGATAAGAAAAACGGTTGA
- the mnmE gene encoding tRNA uridine-5-carboxymethylaminomethyl(34) synthesis GTPase MnmE: MSSLVPERESTIAAISTPLGEGGVAVIRISGGESHSIARKIFVPAGNTGFSERKLCFGKIIDPETGGTVDEVLCVVMSSPDTYTGEDVAEIHSHGGYVVPRKILEILIGLGATLAAPGEFTQRAFLNGKMDLAQAEAVSDIISAQTEQSLRYAEALLEGTLSGKVNELKDQILDVLAEIEANLDFPEEDIDPIAKNRLKEASGSVEKELSALIDSYDTGRMFRDGVTMVILGKPNVGKSSILNCLLETQRAIVSPIAGTTRDFIEERINIGGIPLVITDTAGIRDTEDRIERLGVELSLKKAEESEFVLVVLDQSTELDGLDIRILKTAAKKKHLVVINKIDLEEKLERSKLRRILGRKKLIETSALAKEGIGRLRQAMFETLSGSPNALDASDASELVLTNLRHKKSIEKARGQLRMFLELLGRNEYPEILSIELRNSMNSLGEITGEVTTEDLLGRIFSRFCIGK, translated from the coding sequence ATGTCGTCACTTGTGCCCGAGCGCGAAAGCACCATAGCCGCCATTTCCACCCCGCTTGGAGAGGGAGGAGTGGCCGTAATCCGTATAAGCGGTGGTGAATCTCACTCGATCGCGAGGAAAATCTTCGTTCCTGCGGGGAACACGGGTTTTTCCGAGAGAAAACTCTGTTTCGGGAAGATAATCGACCCCGAAACAGGCGGAACGGTGGATGAAGTCCTGTGTGTGGTCATGAGTTCCCCCGATACCTATACGGGGGAGGACGTAGCCGAGATACATTCTCACGGGGGATATGTAGTTCCCCGGAAGATACTTGAAATTCTGATCGGCCTCGGGGCGACTCTCGCTGCCCCGGGCGAATTTACCCAGAGGGCGTTTCTTAACGGGAAAATGGACTTGGCGCAGGCCGAGGCGGTTTCTGACATTATAAGCGCCCAGACCGAGCAGAGCCTCCGCTACGCTGAGGCTCTGCTTGAAGGGACCCTTTCGGGCAAGGTGAACGAACTTAAGGATCAAATTCTTGACGTTCTGGCGGAAATAGAGGCGAATCTCGATTTTCCCGAGGAAGATATAGATCCCATTGCGAAAAACCGCCTCAAGGAAGCCTCTGGATCCGTGGAAAAGGAACTTTCAGCGCTCATCGACAGCTACGACACGGGCAGAATGTTCAGAGACGGGGTGACTATGGTAATACTGGGCAAGCCTAACGTCGGGAAATCGAGCATACTTAACTGCCTGCTCGAGACTCAGAGGGCTATAGTGAGCCCTATAGCCGGAACCACGAGGGATTTTATCGAAGAGAGAATAAATATCGGGGGAATTCCCCTCGTTATAACTGATACGGCCGGCATAAGGGACACGGAAGACCGGATAGAAAGGCTCGGGGTGGAGCTTTCCCTGAAAAAAGCCGAGGAGTCCGAATTCGTGCTCGTCGTTTTGGACCAGAGTACGGAACTTGATGGCCTGGACATAAGAATCCTCAAGACCGCCGCCAAAAAGAAGCATCTTGTCGTGATCAACAAGATAGATCTTGAGGAGAAACTGGAAAGATCAAAGCTGCGGAGGATTCTTGGGCGAAAAAAGCTGATTGAAACCTCGGCACTTGCAAAAGAGGGGATAGGGCGGCTCAGGCAGGCCATGTTTGAGACCCTTTCGGGCTCGCCTAATGCCTTGGATGCCTCGGATGCCTCGGAACTGGTACTTACAAACCTTCGGCACAAAAAATCCATTGAGAAGGCCCGCGGCCAGCTGCGTATGTTCCTTGAGCTTCTTGGGCGGAACGAGTATCCGGAGATCCTCTCCATAGAATTGCGAAACTCAATGAATTCGCTCGGCGAGATTACTGGAGAAGTGACCACGGAAGATCTTCTGGGCAGAATTTTCTCCAGATTCTGCATTGGAAAGTAA
- a CDS encoding carboxymuconolactone decarboxylase family protein — protein MSDTIMKAQIGGDIAHLRELNPDLYDSWMAYHDSVFTDGALTAKEKQLIAVAVAHITACPYCIRSRVRASKKEGASDQEIVESIYVGLRLNMGGPFAFSSLAFEAWDTLESGIPLTEGHFFKKDIAKEIASFRECSGDISPHFMELHKKIFADGALSKKMKRGIIGLACAHATKCPYCIRGTVKDAHTDGVTAEQMAEAINVAMVMTAGSCYAHTSIAMDTLKSLEK, from the coding sequence ATGTCTGATACTATAATGAAGGCCCAGATCGGTGGGGATATAGCTCATCTCAGAGAACTGAACCCGGATCTTTACGACTCTTGGATGGCTTATCATGATTCGGTTTTTACCGACGGAGCTCTCACCGCAAAGGAAAAACAGCTCATCGCGGTAGCCGTAGCGCATATTACGGCTTGTCCTTACTGTATAAGGTCAAGGGTTCGAGCCAGCAAAAAAGAGGGAGCGAGCGACCAGGAAATAGTCGAATCGATATACGTGGGACTTAGGCTCAACATGGGGGGGCCTTTCGCGTTTTCAAGCCTGGCTTTTGAAGCCTGGGACACCCTCGAAAGCGGCATCCCGCTTACCGAGGGGCATTTCTTCAAAAAGGACATAGCGAAGGAAATTGCTAGCTTCAGGGAATGCAGCGGCGATATTTCTCCCCACTTCATGGAGCTTCATAAGAAAATTTTTGCCGACGGAGCTCTCAGTAAAAAAATGAAGAGAGGAATAATAGGTCTTGCATGTGCTCATGCGACTAAATGTCCTTATTGTATAAGGGGAACCGTGAAGGATGCGCACACCGACGGCGTAACTGCGGAGCAGATGGCTGAGGCCATAAACGTTGCCATGGTCATGACCGCCGGTTCCTGTTACGCGCACACCAGCATTGCTATGGACACGCTTAAGAGTCTCGAGAAATAG
- the tilS gene encoding tRNA lysidine(34) synthetase TilS has translation MFLAKIRKTVDSLGMIAPGDVIVAGVSGGSDSMALLFALWDLREFYPGTNVIVSHVNHGLRGAESDEDAEFVREAAQRLGFPFECVRVDTESFRKKRGLSLEDAARELRYGFFNDVLTKHSAQRIATAHTLNDQAETVIMRLIRGSGSRGLAGIRPLTGNIIRPLITVTKHEVIEYLQSKGEPWREDSTNSSDEFLRNRVRNELIPLLESYNPAVEQVLSRVAAVCAAEADFISAEGEKRFRGIARVVAGGVLGDTEKLLREPPAIRFSVTRKSILAVKGDLNSVSAKHLFAIDEVLGSGEPSAEVNLPGGVVFHAGHGVFFFTREEKFREFPQTEIKNHGTHRISRDLEVAVELTDDASLWGAADVGHFAPEKVGFPVTLRSFSEGDRFVPLGMRGAKKLKDFFIDEKIPRFLRKKVPVFETRDGIIWVGGLRMDNRFKADETKGPWLRIRIRGSSQKLLDLAKSLRAS, from the coding sequence ATGTTTCTGGCCAAGATAAGAAAAACGGTTGATTCCCTCGGGATGATCGCTCCCGGGGACGTGATTGTCGCGGGAGTGTCCGGGGGGTCAGACTCCATGGCGCTTCTCTTTGCCCTTTGGGACCTGCGAGAGTTTTATCCGGGCACAAATGTGATCGTTTCCCACGTCAATCACGGGCTAAGGGGCGCCGAGTCGGATGAAGACGCCGAGTTTGTCAGGGAAGCGGCCCAGCGGCTCGGCTTTCCGTTTGAATGCGTGCGGGTAGACACAGAGAGCTTCAGAAAAAAACGCGGACTTTCACTCGAGGACGCCGCCAGGGAGCTTCGCTACGGCTTTTTCAACGATGTTCTGACGAAACATTCTGCCCAGAGGATCGCCACGGCGCACACGCTTAACGACCAGGCGGAGACGGTCATAATGAGGCTCATAAGGGGAAGCGGTTCCCGAGGGCTTGCCGGGATAAGACCTTTGACCGGCAACATAATACGCCCGCTCATAACCGTCACCAAGCATGAAGTCATCGAGTACCTCCAGTCAAAAGGAGAGCCCTGGAGGGAGGATTCTACCAACAGTTCGGACGAATTTTTGAGAAACAGGGTAAGAAATGAACTTATTCCCCTGCTTGAGAGCTATAATCCGGCCGTCGAGCAGGTTCTCTCCCGTGTGGCGGCGGTCTGCGCCGCGGAAGCGGATTTCATTTCGGCCGAAGGCGAGAAAAGATTTCGGGGGATTGCCCGCGTTGTGGCAGGAGGCGTACTCGGAGACACGGAAAAACTTCTTCGCGAGCCCCCGGCGATCAGGTTCTCGGTAACGAGAAAATCGATTCTGGCCGTAAAGGGGGACCTGAACTCGGTTTCCGCCAAGCATCTTTTCGCGATTGACGAAGTGCTTGGCTCCGGGGAGCCCTCTGCTGAGGTAAACCTTCCCGGCGGAGTCGTTTTTCACGCGGGGCACGGGGTTTTCTTTTTCACGCGCGAGGAGAAATTCCGCGAGTTCCCCCAAACCGAGATAAAAAACCACGGTACCCACAGGATCTCCCGGGATCTTGAGGTCGCTGTTGAGCTTACGGATGACGCCTCCCTCTGGGGTGCGGCCGACGTCGGGCACTTCGCGCCCGAGAAAGTCGGTTTTCCCGTAACGCTCAGGAGCTTTTCCGAAGGAGACAGGTTCGTTCCGCTTGGAATGAGGGGAGCCAAGAAGCTCAAGGATTTCTTCATTGACGAGAAAATACCTAGATTTCTTAGAAAAAAAGTGCCGGTTTTCGAAACCCGCGACGGAATAATCTGGGTGGGCGGTTTAAGAATGGATAACAGGTTCAAAGCGGATGAAACCAAGGGTCCGTGGCTCAGGATAAGGATTCGCGGTTCTTCGCAGAAGCTGCTTGACCTTGCGAAAAGTCTCCGGGCCTCCTAG
- a CDS encoding aminotransferase class IV yields the protein MEELFFLDGKRLEDVPALRALFYGEGVFESFRWKGSPPVFLSMHLERMRKGASFLGIPFPPESRVRLRIEDAVGASPGGDLHVKACLLAQGGAVYHSRPRAASLLVSVRPRAQRPDALSLWVCSERRPPQSSLFSHKTLNYLGNIVAKREAIERGFGEALFLDTDGRVAETSCHNVFWTRGKRLFTPSSECPVLPGVTREIVLRSAGRLGYEPVCGKFPLEELLSSDYAFLTNAVAGIVYVSGVGGDAMPSVSRSYEVMRESLLSEFGW from the coding sequence ATGGAGGAACTTTTCTTTCTCGACGGGAAAAGGCTTGAGGATGTGCCTGCGCTCCGTGCTCTTTTTTACGGAGAAGGGGTTTTCGAGAGCTTCAGGTGGAAGGGATCCCCGCCTGTTTTCCTCTCCATGCATCTTGAGAGAATGAGAAAGGGAGCCTCTTTTCTCGGCATCCCGTTTCCCCCGGAATCCCGGGTAAGGCTCAGAATCGAGGATGCCGTGGGAGCGTCCCCCGGGGGTGACCTGCACGTAAAAGCTTGTCTTCTCGCCCAAGGGGGCGCGGTTTATCACTCACGTCCCCGGGCGGCTTCGCTTCTTGTGTCCGTAAGACCCCGCGCGCAACGCCCGGATGCCCTCTCTCTCTGGGTCTGCAGCGAGAGAAGACCCCCGCAGAGCAGCCTTTTTTCGCACAAGACGCTTAACTATCTGGGAAATATCGTGGCGAAGAGAGAGGCTATTGAGAGGGGTTTTGGCGAAGCCCTTTTTCTCGATACCGACGGCAGGGTGGCCGAGACCTCGTGCCACAATGTTTTCTGGACCAGAGGGAAAAGGCTTTTCACCCCGTCTTCTGAGTGCCCCGTTTTGCCTGGGGTGACCAGGGAAATCGTTTTGCGTTCAGCCGGGCGGCTTGGCTATGAGCCCGTCTGCGGGAAATTTCCCCTTGAGGAGCTTCTGTCAAGTGATTACGCTTTTCTTACCAACGCTGTTGCGGGTATTGTTTATGTAAGCGGGGTGGGCGGCGACGCGATGCCTTCTGTTTCTCGTAGTTACGAGGTTATGAGGGAATCGCTTCTTTCAGAGTTCGGGTGGTAG
- the folE2 gene encoding GTP cyclohydrolase FolE2 — protein sequence MKLEEKPIEDIQARKDYRNISIDRVGVCDLKIPLKIKGCEIDSEKDQNIQASLSLSVNLGPDQKGIHMSRLLETALDFNGSFSLGNMASFLIALCDRQGSEDSDVKIEFDYFFNRHAPVSGKISPQHYKCTYHGEMHPEGIRLTQSVVVPVKTLCPCSKEISDYGAHNQRSKVFITITHEGKKENDPIEICLEEIIEIAERGASSPLYPLLKREDERHVTMSAYNKPCFVEDVVRNIASELHGNPSFDSYQLRVLNYESIHSHNAFASIGKRFSSK from the coding sequence ATGAAACTTGAAGAAAAGCCTATTGAAGACATACAGGCGAGAAAGGACTACAGGAATATCTCCATAGACAGAGTCGGCGTCTGCGACCTCAAGATTCCGCTTAAGATAAAAGGCTGCGAGATCGATTCTGAGAAGGACCAGAATATTCAGGCTTCCCTGAGCCTGAGCGTTAACCTCGGCCCCGACCAGAAGGGAATTCACATGAGCCGCCTGCTTGAGACTGCCCTTGATTTCAACGGGTCCTTCTCCTTGGGAAATATGGCTTCTTTCCTGATCGCCCTTTGCGACAGGCAGGGCTCGGAAGATTCCGACGTCAAAATAGAGTTTGATTACTTTTTCAACCGGCATGCTCCTGTAAGCGGCAAGATATCCCCACAGCATTACAAATGCACGTACCACGGCGAAATGCACCCGGAGGGCATACGCCTTACCCAGAGCGTAGTGGTTCCGGTCAAGACCCTTTGTCCCTGCAGCAAGGAGATAAGCGATTACGGGGCTCACAACCAGCGTTCCAAGGTTTTCATAACCATTACGCACGAAGGAAAGAAGGAAAACGACCCGATAGAGATATGCCTTGAGGAAATAATAGAGATTGCGGAAAGAGGGGCCTCTTCCCCGCTTTACCCGCTTTTAAAAAGGGAAGATGAGCGCCACGTTACAATGAGCGCTTACAACAAGCCGTGCTTTGTTGAGGATGTCGTGAGAAATATAGCTTCGGAACTCCATGGCAACCCCAGTTTCGACTCTTACCAACTCAGGGTTCTTAACTACGAAAGCATTCACAGCCATAACGCCTTTGCCAGTATCGGCAAAAGATTCTCGAGCAAGTAA
- a CDS encoding integration host factor subunit alpha — MTKKDLAGVLYEEIGFSRRESAEIVNFFFDLMREKLIAGEEVKLPGFGTFRVTRRKSRIGRNPSTGEEVDIPSRLTVVFKPSRFLRKKIDQKRGD; from the coding sequence ATGACAAAGAAGGATCTGGCAGGCGTTTTATACGAGGAAATAGGGTTTTCGAGAAGGGAATCCGCTGAGATAGTAAACTTTTTTTTCGACTTGATGAGAGAGAAGCTTATAGCCGGTGAAGAGGTGAAACTCCCAGGGTTCGGAACCTTCAGGGTCACGAGAAGGAAATCCCGCATAGGAAGAAACCCTTCCACTGGAGAGGAAGTAGACATACCTTCCCGTCTGACAGTTGTTTTCAAACCCAGCAGGTTTCTCAGGAAAAAGATTGACCAGAAACGGGGGGATTAA